The DNA segment CCGCCGACGGCGAGGACGAGTTTGTCGTCGGGGAGTCCTACACCTTTGCAGGCCGGCGGATCCGGATCTCGCACATAAAACTCCGCGACGGCCCGGTCATCCGGAAAGAAGGCTGGAAGACGGTGGCCCGCAGGGTGAAGCGGATCTACGGGTACCTCGAGGGACGCTACCAGAGGCGGTGATCTCTCACCGGGGCAGGGGCTCGGGGAGGTGGCGCCGGATTGCGGCCTCGAGGTCTTCACTGTGGACGAGCCCTTCCATCCGCTCCCTGATCTCGTCGCCATCGAGGACAAGGGTCGTCGGCGTCACCCGGAGGTTATACTTCTGGATATACTCCGGGTTCTTCACGGCATCGATCTCTTCTATCTCGATCCCGAGATCCGCCGCTGCCTCGAGGAGGATCGGGGTCTGCTCCTTGCACCCCATGCACCCTTCCTGGTAGAAACTGATCACCTTTACCGCCATGTACGGCAGGTCGCGGGGAGATTATAAAAAAGTGTGGGGGTGCCGTCACCCCGTTATGACGCCGAGCGTGACCCGGGCGCTGCCGTAGCGGTGCGCGATGGTCATCGAGTCGGGATTCTTGGCGGTGACTTTGCCGAAGCGCAGCGCAGGACTCTCATTGGTCTCGTTGCCGAGGGGAATATCCGGCGACGCCGTCAGCCCGAGCGGAACGAATTCGCCCACCTCCGTCCCGGTGAAGTTGAGGCCGATCCCGTCTGCATCCTCTTCGCTCAGGTTCATGGCAAGTTCGTTTTCCCCGTAGGAGAAGCTGATGGTCTTCGTCTCGCCGGGCCGCATCCCGACGAGCCCCACGGAGATGGCGTTGGTCTCGAAGCCGAGCAGACCGAATCCCGAGAAGCCGCTGATCTCCGGGTATAAGACAGGGATAACGGCAATATTCTCGCCTGAGACCTGCCCGCCGACAGGCATCTCCAGACGCTGGGTCAGGAGGACGACGTTCCCCTTCTTGTATTCGCTCTCAAGGAGGTTCTGGTCGGTCGTGATGAGGGGGCGCCCGTCCTCGGCAAGAACGGTGTAGTCGATCACCGCCATGTTTCCTACCTGGGCGGCTGCCTTCTTCTCGAACATCGGGGCGAGGTAGGTGCCGACCATGGCAACCGCAACCAGAACGGCAATCCCCACATAGGCCCATTTCATCCAGGGGGCATTGTCGTCCTTCGAGGTCTTCTGCTGTGTCTTTTTCATTACACGTACAATTCGCCGTTTGGTGAAATAAAATGGTATTGTTCTAGAGGGGAGGAGAGAGGCCGAAGATAAATTTATATCGTTTCGACACTACCTTAAGGTTAGCCTCGGGCGACCCGCTCACCCGGGGCGATCCGAGTCTACAGGAGTGATTACGATGGCAAGAATCGAACGAGGGCCATACCGGACAATCTGGCAGGACTTCGACGACCTTATGGCCGAGATGGAGAGCAGGTTCCAGTCCCTGCTCGGGGGGATCAGTTCACGCGGAGAGGAAGTCCGGGGCCGGGTCGTCCCGGCGGTCCGCGACTTCCGCGTGGATGTCCGCGACCACGAGGACGAAGTGATCGTCGTTGCCGACCTCCCCGGCGTCGAGAAGGAGAACGTCGCCGTCCGGCTCATCGATCCCCAGCACCTGGAGATCACCAGCAGGCGGACGGGAGAGACCGAGGAGGAGAGCCGGGACTTTTTCATGCGGGAACGCATCTACGGGCTGATGAGCCGCACGGTGCTGCTTCCGGCGGAAGTGGCAGACGAGAGTGCCGCTGCAACGTTTAAGAACGGGGTTCTCGAGGTCCGGCTGAAGAAGGCGCCGACCGAGACCGGGACCGCGATCCCCATTGAATAACCATTTTTTGGGACTTTGCCGGGTTTGACCGAACATTTCATGTCGGGCCAGCGTGACACTATCATGATGGATAAGAAGAAGGTCAAGGATTACATGACCTACGACGTCGTCACCGTCAACGCCCACGGAACAGTCCGCGACGTCATCGAGACCATAAAAAAGACGCATCACGACGGTTTCCCGGTCGTGGAGAACTCGAAAGAAGTGGTAGGCTACATATCGGCACGGGATCTCCTCTTCGCCCATCCGTCCACGCCGATAGAGCAGATGATGTCCCGCCACCTCATCGTCGCCGACCCGGACATGAGCGTGAACGACGCCGCCCGTGTCATCTTCCGCTCCGGCATCCAGAAACTCCCGGTCGTCAACGACAAAAACGAGCTCATCGGGATCATGTCGAACGCCGACGTCATCAGGTCCCAGATCGAGCACGTCTCGCCGGAGAAGGTCTTCAAGTTCATCGAGACCCTCAAAAAACTCTACGGGGTCGAGCCGGCCTTACGAAGAGGCTCGGTCCCGATCAATGATCTCCTGCCCACCCAGTCGAAGATCTACGAGGACGAACTGGAGGGGAGGATGTACGAGATCAAGAAGGGGCTTGCCGAACCCCTGATCGTGGTCAGGCGGCCGGGCCGCTGGATCCTGGTCGACGGCCACCACCGGGCGATCGCGGCGAAGAGGCTCGGGATCAAGAACCTCGACGCCTACATCATCGAGGTCCGGGAGAACATCGAGCTCGGGATGGAGCGGACGGCCCGGACGCTGAACCTCAAAACGCTCGACGACATCAAGGTGCTCGATTACGCCCGCCATCCCCTCGTCGCGCTGACGCACCGGCTCGTGCGGCACGGGTGACAGGCACCCCTCCCGTCGGGGGCACCCCGGGGTTTTCAGCCCGGAGGCTGCGAGCCCGGCCTCCGGTTAATATCGAGGATAGGAAGGCCTAGAAGCCATCCCAAACAAAGGTTCTGCAATAGCCTCGACGGCCGTGCGCCGGAACTCAATCTTCGCGGACACTTTGGCAGCATTTTCCGCCGAGTATTCGGCCATTTCTTTCCCGATCTTCGAGATGTACCGTGCTCCATCACCACCCGTGGGAACCAGCCCGACGAGGCAGACGAGCGCCATCTGCTTGTCCCCCTGGGAGATGTACACCCCGGCGTCCCGGATGTCGCCGACAAAGACGATTCCGCTCAATGAGGAGCCGATCAGGTAGTAGACGTTGTCGTGGTTCTCCTCGGCGTAGGCGCCCAGGGTGAACCCGAGGACCAGTTCGGCCGCTGCGCGCCCGGCGCTGTACTCGTATGTGTCGGCATCAAGCGGTTCGCCGTCTTTGCCGTCGATCCAGCCGGAGCCACGCTGCGCGAGGTCATGGTAAGCAGGGCGTAGCTGCTCTTGAGGATGTCGACCCGGTGAAAGCCGACGGGGATGCCCAAAAAGGTCTCTGAGAGTCAGCAGTTCCTGCTGGATACAAGTTATGATGAAAATCGTACAAAAAAGAAATACCGGGGTAAAGTCTACTCAATTCCCCGGAGGTCTACACGGCCGTAAGCGTGAACGTAGTCTCCTACATCGAGTTGGAGGTAGGAATTTTTTTTATCAATGTCAATTAGCATCCTTCCAGCTTCAAAATCGACGATGGCACCGTGCCATCGTTCAGCTCTTTTAGGGTCATCTGGAATGATGATCTCTTCTATGCAGCCATTGATGTCGAGGTCAGGTCCGGCGTAATCTCCTTGAAGGTCTAATGGTGCATCTACACTTTTCTCAGCGGCCTCCATTTTTTCCAGAGATGATACTAACATGGCCAAGATGACTTCTCTAATCCCCCCAATCATATCAGGGGTACAGAGCATATGACCTTCGAAGGCACCATCAAAGACGTATGCCTTTTGCCCGCTAGCAAATTCGATAAGAACAAGCTGTGTGTAGACGCTATCTAGATATACAGCATCAGGTACCGTACCCCGAATAAAAGTTGGAAATTTGAGTTTTTCCTTCAACTCATCCATCATGTTAGTTCATCCTCAAGGGGTGTGCCGTTACAATATAGCCATTACTTCCAATAATCAACAACAATATTTCCCCAGAATTCGGCTCCACGTAGTGGTAGACTCCGTTATCATTAATCTTTTGCCCATTCTTCGCCCCATCCAGGATAAGATTCTTTATTGCATCCTGATCCTCATACACAGGGCCGAAGACATCTCTAAACTGGTTGGTACCATGATAGTAGATGTGATTATTCTGGATATGAACCCATCCGGATCCACCATTGTCATATACGGTTCCCAGAACCTCACCACCAGCCGAGTCAAGTGTACCTTCCTCCAGCCAGACAGCAGTTCCGTCCCCACGTTTGGTCACTCGCAGCATCTCGGTTGGCGTGAGTTTCTTTGTCTCATCGCCAACGAGATCAAGCACGTCATCGGCAGTAACACCATCCGCTGCTCTGACAACTCTTGTCCCCAGCCCCAGGAACGCTTCGTCGAGCAAGGCGACTTTCTCCACCTCACCCGCACCGCTCTTCTGGATGGCCTCAACGGCCGTGCGCCGGAACTCAATCTTCGCGGACACTTTGGCAGCATTTTCCGCCGAGTATTCGGCCATTTCTTTCCCGATCTTCGAGATGTACCGTGCTCCATCACCACCCGTGGGAACCAGCCCGACGAGGCAGACGAGCGCCATCTGCTTGTCCCCCTGGGAGATGTACACCCCGGCGTCCCGGATGTCGCCGACAAAGACGATTCCGCTCAATGAGGAGCCGATCAGGTAGTAGACGTTGTCGTGGTTCTCCTCGGCGTAGGCGCCCAGGGTGAACCCGAGGACCAGTTCGGCCGCTGCGCGCCCGGCGCTGTACTCGTGCGTGTCGGCATCGCCAGGTTCGCCGTCTTTGCCGTCGACCCAGCCGTCGCCGTCGGAATCGGGATTATTGGGATTGGTACCGTTGTCCAGCTCGTAGGCATCGGTCAGGCCGTCGTGATCCGAGTCGCGCGCCAGCGGGTCGGTACCGAACTCGTCCAGTTCGAGTGCGTCGCTGATCCCGTCCCCATCCCCGTCGACGCTGTTCGGGTCGCTCACGAGGATGAAGTAGATCTTCCCGTTGACCAGGACCATCTGTCCGGCCTCCTCGCCGTCGGTCAGGCCGTCGCCGTCGGAATCAGCGCTGTACGGGTCGGTGAAGTACCGGTTCCCGAAGCCGTCCCACCAGCCGGCCACTTCGAGCCAGTCGGGGATGCCGTCGCCGTCGGTATCGATATCCTGGTAGAACCGCAGGGTATAGGTCACATCGCCGTCGTTGTCGCTCAGGATACCCGAATCATGGTTCCACATCCCGATCTGGCCGCCCGCGTGAGTGAACTGAAGGACCGGGGCGGAGACCACCAGATCGCTGACCATGGAGTCGCAAGAGCCGCCCGAGTCGTAGTAGCGAACGGTCATGCCGAGGTTGCCGTAGTCGTCCCAGGCGGATTTCGCCCCGGTGCGCCGGTGACAGGCGTCAAATTCGCATAAGGTCTACTTAACCTGCTTGAATATATCAGAAAGTATATGTAACATTAAATAGCATTTCGAACAACCAGAAACGGCCGCTCTTGATTCAGGGGGCCAGTGGACCTCAAATGCTCTGAAGGCACCTCAAGAAGACCGTTTCGCAGCCGACATGCCTATTCGCGGACGAGAAGGGGCATGGAGGCCTGAACGGGGCGTCGAGATGAGAGGAATACGAGAAACCATCACCCGCTGGACAAGAAACTACCTCAGGGAACAGCCGCCGCACCCGGCGGCGATCGCCGGACTCTACCTGCTCTGCATATCGCTCATCTGGTTCCTTCCAGGCTTTCTCGCGCCGGAACTCTTCGGCGGGGGCAACACCTACCCGTTCATCATCTTCGAATACGGCGGCGTATACCTGCTCGCGGCCGTTCTCTTCGGGTGCTCCGCGGCACTCCTCCTCGCACTGGTGAGGAGGAAGACCGGAGCGGGCGGGCGGGTAATCGCCCTGGCCGTCGCGCTCTTCCTGCTCTACCTGGTCCCCGCCTATCTTGCAGGATCGATGCAGATGATACTGCCGTTTTACGTTCCCGGGTGGGCCTACTTCGGCCTATCGCCCGCCGTCGACGTCCTGATGAGCGCCGCCATCTCCCTTTCGGGCATCGCCCTCCTCGCTCTCGCGACGATCGCGCCCATCCTCCTCATCGACCGGTACGTCCCGATGAAGCGGCCGTATGCCGCCGCGGCAGCGCTCGGCATCCTCCTCTTCCCCAGTCTGGCGGCGGCGATCTTTATGGTCGATCCCGTGCCGTCCCTCATCCCCTGGCTCTCCCTCTCCCTCTCGACCCTCTCCGTCCTCTGCCTCGGGGTCGCCGGGGCGGCGGTGCTCTCCATCCCCCTGGTCGTCCGCCATCTCCTGAAGGGGGGCGGCAACCCGCCGCAGCAGGCCCGGGTCTTCGGGTTGCTTCTCCTCTGCCTCCTCCTCGTCTGGTTCGTCCCGGGGTATCTCGACCCCGGATTTTTTCTTACGGGCTACGATCACTCGAACCCCAATCCCTGGTTGAAGAGGGGGTGGTTCGTCCCCCAGGGGCCCGGGGATCTCGAATACCCGTGGTCCACCGTCCCCACGATCGAAGGCAACTATCTCATCGACGAAACCTGTCTTGGAGGTAGCCCTCTTTCGCTCTCCCCTCTCTCCGGAAAGGTATACCGTACAGTATACACCCGGGAACACACGGAGGAGAGATACATCGTCGAACAGTGGTGGTACGAGAACGAACGGACGTTCAGAAGCGATAAAAAAACGGCATTCGAATCTTTGAAAAGTTTCGGAGAAATTTCGGAGACGACGCTCGATCTCGGCGACCACCTCCTTGCCACCGGGTTCGAGCGCTCCGACGCGGAGCGGGAATACCCCGCCTGGCTCTTTGTCGACAAGACCACGAGGGGCTACATCCTCACCTACGAGAGGCCGTTCGACGACGGCAGGAGCAACGACTTCTTCATCGTCTACTACGGGACATACAACACCATGGGCCCCGACCCGGACAGGTCCCTCAAAGCGCTGATCGCACAGCGGCTATCCCCGTCGGCGATCCGGGCTCCCGGCGAGGGGCTCGACGAGGAAGTACCCCTGAACCGGATGCCGGAGGCGGAACCGTTCCTCTACATCTCCGAGATGATCCGGTATGCCGGCATCCTCCTCCTGACGCCCTTCCTCTTCGGGTGCTCCGTCGCGCTCCTCTTTGCGGGTGCGCTGACCGAACTGAAGACCCAAAAAAGGCGACTCGTGGCTGCGGTTCTGCTCCTCGCCGCCGTCCTCCTGTTCCTCTCCCTCATCTCCGCCTACCTGACCGGTTCGACATGGATGCCAATCCCGCCGTTTTACCTCCCCACGAGCGAGCCTCTCGGCGTATCGACTCTTCTCGATGCCCTGCTGAACCTCATGGTATTCCTGTCGGCCCTCACGCTCATCGGTCTCGGGGCGATCGCGCCGTACCTTCTCCTCAGGCGCTACCTCCCCCTGAAGCGGCCTTTCCGGGCTGTTCTCGTCTCGGGCACCCTTGTCTTCGGCATCCTCATCTACCCGCTCATGATGATGCTTGCCGTCTGGCAGGGATTGCGTCCTGCCCCCTGGCTCTCCCCTCTTGTCTGGATAGCCCTCGGGTTCTGCCTTGCCGCCGCGTGGGCGGTGGTGATCTACGCAGTCCAGGCAGCGGCGGGGCGGGGGGGTGAATCGCCGTGAACGTCACCACCCTGCAGGTGAATTCCGGAAAGGTAAAGGCAGTTATCGGCAACCATACGTTCAGTGTAGATCCATGACACCCGACCGCCAGACGACCCTGCAGAACCTCAGACGCCTCCTCCCCTCCTCGCTCTTCGCCGGCCTCGTCGGCGGCGGACTGCTGGTGGTGCTCCCGACCTACGTCCATACATGGTTCTGGGGGGGGATCGTCTGCTACAACCACGGACTCTTCGACACCATCGGTACGTTCCAGGGCCTGGTACTCGGCATTCTCTCCCTCCTCCTTACCGGGATGCTCCCGGTCGCCCTGCAGCGGGAGAGCGGGATGAAGAGGGACTTTGCCGTCCTTGCGGGCGGGATCGCCGGGTGCGTGGCCATTCTGGTCAACTACCTTCACTCCCAGATCACATCGATTTTCGGGCATGGATACGCTCCTGAGCTCTCCGACATCCTTGCTGCAATCATCTTTCCCTTCGCGAACCACGCTCTCCCCCTCCTGGCCATCGGCCTCGCTATGGCGGCCCTCGCCGCCCTCGGGGCCTTCGTCATCTCGTTCATCCGGGAGAGAGCAGCCGGACCGAACGAGGGGGCCGCGACATCCCGGCTCCTCCTCTGCTCCACGGCCGCCATCATCCTCGTCATCGTGGTTCTCCCCCCGCTCGCCGCCCATGCAATGCTCGATGTCGGGATGATCGACGTAAACCCCAGAACGGCGCTGATGACGACCCT comes from the Methanoculleus marisnigri JR1 genome and includes:
- a CDS encoding thioredoxin family protein, which encodes MAVKVISFYQEGCMGCKEQTPILLEAAADLGIEIEEIDAVKNPEYIQKYNLRVTPTTLVLDGDEIRERMEGLVHSEDLEAAIRRHLPEPLPR
- a CDS encoding Hsp20/alpha crystallin family protein, with protein sequence MARIERGPYRTIWQDFDDLMAEMESRFQSLLGGISSRGEEVRGRVVPAVRDFRVDVRDHEDEVIVVADLPGVEKENVAVRLIDPQHLEITSRRTGETEEESRDFFMRERIYGLMSRTVLLPAEVADESAAATFKNGVLEVRLKKAPTETGTAIPIE
- a CDS encoding CBS domain-containing ParB/RepB/Spo0J family partition protein → MDKKKVKDYMTYDVVTVNAHGTVRDVIETIKKTHHDGFPVVENSKEVVGYISARDLLFAHPSTPIEQMMSRHLIVADPDMSVNDAARVIFRSGIQKLPVVNDKNELIGIMSNADVIRSQIEHVSPEKVFKFIETLKKLYGVEPALRRGSVPINDLLPTQSKIYEDELEGRMYEIKKGLAEPLIVVRRPGRWILVDGHHRAIAAKRLGIKNLDAYIIEVRENIELGMERTARTLNLKTLDDIKVLDYARHPLVALTHRLVRHG